A single window of Nicotiana tomentosiformis chromosome 1, ASM39032v3, whole genome shotgun sequence DNA harbors:
- the LOC138906099 gene encoding uncharacterized protein, translated as MRNIKEAWFPRPMRSDSSQRDLNLWCEYHGTNGHQTGDCRHLHEEVATLLKNGHLREFLSDWAKNNYGRSQNNAEPSNIGEYPPRLTINMIFGGTEINIVTFLAAKNTNVSVTHSKRRWEVAEDDITFTEEDADGLLLPHNYSLVLSLNVLDFKIKCVLVDPRSSVNIIQWRVLEQAKLTGSIVPAIKLLVRFNLESVTTRG; from the coding sequence ATGAGAAACATCAAGGAAGCGTGGTTCCCGAGGCCAATGAGATCTgattccagccagagggatcttaatttatggtgtgaatatcatgggaCTAATGGCCATcagactggggactgccgacatctgcaCGAGGAGGTGGCAACATTGTTAAAGAATGGCCATCTCAGGGAATTCTTAAGCGACTGGGCTAAGAATAATTATGGTCGCAGCCAAAACAACGCAGAGCCCTCGAATATAGGGGAATACCCTCCTCGACtaactatcaacatgatttttggggGGACCGAGATCAACATTGTAACCTTTTTGGCGGCAAAAAATACAAATGTGTCGGTGACTCATAGCAAGAGACGGTGGGAAGTCGCCGAGGACGACATCACCTTCACAGAAGAGGACGCTGATGGACTTTTACTGCCACACAACTATTCCCTAGTACTTTCTCTTAACGTTTTAGATTTCAAGATCAAATGTGTTTTGGTTGACCCAAGAAGTTCAGTcaacatcattcaatggagagtgtTGGAACAAGCTAAGCTAACTGGAAGCATCGTTCCGGCAATAAAACTCCTCGTCAGGTTCAACTTGgaaagtgtgacaacccgagggtAG